The Pseudomonas sp. MPC6 nucleotide sequence AGGTGGTAAATAGTTATCGCGCCGTTTGGTGCCGGGTCAGTTACATTGAGCCGATTGAGCGGCATTCAATCGAAAGATTGACAGCCGGCTCGGGTCGCGTTGTTAATCGGTTTGCATAACCCTCGTACGCTGTTGCCCCCTCCAATAATTAGTCTGGAGCTTCAGATGTCTGCGCCACACGATCAAGTGTCTACTGCTGTCTCGCAAAACCTGTCCTTCGATGCGCTGACGGGCTTGCTTGAGAAGATCTTCCTGCGTCACGGTACGTCGGCCGACGTCGCTCGGGTACTGGCGCAAAACTGCGCCGGCGCCGAACGCGATGGCGCCCACAGCCATGGCGTGTTCCGCATTCCCGGTTACGTGTCGACGCTGCAGAGCGGTTGGGTCAATGGCCAGGCCGTGCCGGTGGTCGAGGATGTGGCCTCGGGTTTCGTGCGGGTCGACGCCGGCAACGGTTTCGCCCAACCGGCGCTGGCGGCGGCCCGTGCATTGCTGGTGGAAAAGGCCCGCAGTGCCGGCATTGCGGTGCTGGCGATTCGTAACTCCCACCATTTCGCTGCCTTGTGGCCGGATGTCGAGCCCTTCGCCTATGAAGGGCTGGTGGCGCTGAGTGTGGTCAACAGCATGACTTGCGTGGTGCCTCACGGTGCCGACCGTCCGCTGTTCGGCACCAACCCGATTGCCTTCGCCGCGCCGCAGGCCGGTGGCGCGCCGATTGTCTTTGACCTGGCCACCAGCGCCATTGCCCATGGCGACGTGCAGATTGCCGCCCGCAAGGGCGAACGGTTGCCCGTGGGCATGGGTGTGGACAGCCTCGGCCAGCCGACCCAGGACCCCAAAGCGATTCTGGAAGGGGGCGCGCTGCTGCCGTTCGGCGGCCACAAGGGTTCGGCGCTATCGATGATGGTGGAGCTGTTGGCGGCGGCGTTGACCGGGGGTAATTTTTCCTTCGAGTTCGATTGGTCGAACCATCCGGGTGCCAGGACGCCCTGGACCGGCCAGTTGCTGATCGTCATCGATCCGAGCAAGGCCGCCGGACAGAGCTTTGCCGAGCGCAGCCAGGAACTCGTGCGGCAAATGCACGGAGTGGGGCTCAAGCGTTTGCCGGGGGACCGGCGCCACCAGCAGCGGGCCAAGGCCGCTACCGATGGCATCCAGCTCGATGCTCAGACGCTGGCGAATCTGCGGGAATTGGCGGGGCTCTGAAGTCTACGCGCCTGCCTGTAGGAGCAAGCTTGCTCGCGATGGTTTCAAGGACGCCGCGTTTATTCAGAAAAATCGCGTTATCGTTTACGTCCATCGCGAGCAAGCTTGCTCCTACAGCAGCTTACCGCCGACCCAGCAACAACCCGACCACCAGGCCGAAACCGGCGGAGATGGCCACGGTTTGCCACGGATGACCGCCAATGTAGGTCTCGGTGGCTTCGACCGCCGGCAGGGTCCGGTCGCGAACGCTGGTCACCGAGTCCCTGGCCTGCTGGAGTTTCTGGGCGATCTGCCCACGAAGGGTATCCGCTTCCTCACCGACCAGTGAGGCACTGCTCTTGAGCAGCTTTTCCGACTCTTCGATCAGAGCCTGCAGTTCGCTGAAGGCCTGATCCTTGATTTGGTCTTCGGCGACTTGTGCGGCAGTTTTGCGGGCCATTGAGGTACTCCTTGCAGGTGAATGGACAGTGAACAATGGAGTCTGCGACCGTGGAAAAAGTTGCAGCGAATTTGCGTTTCGACGTCGTCCCGATGAGAAATCCGGCGCAGGAAATTTCCTTCAACAGTGTAAGATGTCGCCTATTTTACGCAGCAGGTATTTCCCATGAGCTTCAATCTGGCCGACAGACCCCTTCCAGAGCGCGCCGCGCTTGAAGATGAGAAATCCCGTCTGTTCGAACTCTGGCAAAACAACCTGGGTAAAGCCAAAGGCGAGGCGGCGCGGTTGTTTGGCGAACGGGCCAAGCGCAAAGGCAAATGGGCCGAGTGGGTGCGTGCCGAACTCGACGGCATGTCGCCACCGGAATTCGCGAACATGGTGCGCAGTGAAGTCAATCGGCTGATGGCTGCCAAGTAGCCCGAGTCCGCTACACACCCCCTGTACGGGGTTTTTTGCAATCGCAGGATTGTTATTGTGCGCGCGCAAAGGTCGTGACGATAGCGTCTCGCACTTTCAATACCACGGGGTCGAGCCGCACGCTGGTGCGCCAGCCCAGTTCGATCGGGTAACGCGGCAGGTCCAGCGGGCAGGGCAGCAGCGCCAGGCCGCTGAGCGCCGCGATGCTTTGGGCGGCGTGGGCCGGAATCGTCGCCACCGCCTGACTGCCCTTGAGCAAGTGCGGTAACGCCGCAAAGTGCGTGGTCGAGGCGCTCACCCGTCGACTCAAGCCCAGCGCCGCCAACCCTTCATCGGTGATCCCGATAAAACCGCCGGATGACACCAGAATGTGCTCGCGGGCGACGAACTCTTCCAGGCTGATGCTGTGTTGTCCCTCGGCCAGGCTCATCGGATCGACCAGACAGTGATAACTGCCCTCGCCGAGCACCTGACGGCTGAGCAATCGTTCGGCGAAACCGCCAGCGGTGATCGCCAGATCGATGCTGCGTTCCATCAGCGCCTGGGCCACGATCTGGCTGTGGGTCTGGCGAAAAATCAATCGTAGCTTCGGCGCGCAGCAGGCAATCTCTGCGATCAAGCGTCGCCCATAAGCGATCTCGAAATCATCCGACATGCCAATGGTGACCGAGCGTCCGTCGTAATGATTGGCGCTCGGGTCCACCATCGCCAGGCTCTGCCGACATTTGTCCAGCGCATCGCTGACCACTGGTTTCAATTGGTTGGCCTTGAGTGTCGGCGCCAGGCCTCGACCTGTGCGCACGAACAATTGATCGCCATACAGCTCGCGCAAGCGGCGCAATGCGGCACTGATCGCTGATTGCGTGACGCCCAGGCGCAACGCGGCACGGCTGGCGCTGGACTCCTCATGCAAGGCTTCGAAGACTTTAAGCAAGTTGAGGTCGACGGTTGCGATATTCATCTAGCTCATATCATTTAGCAGTGAGTTGGTCTTTATTCATGATCCATTGACGGCTGAGAATGAGCAACACCTCATCGCCTTTCGGAGATCGCCATGTCCAAGTCAATTGTTGCAGCGCTTCAAGTCGGCGCCTTGCCCGGCGGCAAGGCCGAGACCCTGGAACAGGTCCTGTCGTACGAACAGGCCATTGTCGAATCCGGCGCCGCGCTGGTGGTGATGCCCGAAGCGCTGCTCGGCGGTTACCCCAAGGGCGAGGGCTTTGGCACGCAACTGGGCTATCGTCTGCCGGAAGGTCGTGAAGCCTTTGCCCGCTATTTCGCCAACGCCATCGACGTGCCCGGTGCGGAAACCGAGGTATTGGCCGGCTTGTCGGCACGCACCGGGGCCAATCTGGTGATCGGTGTCATCGAACGCGCCGGCAGCACTTTGTACTGCTCCGCGTTGTACTTTGACCCACAAGCCGGGTTAGTGGCGAAACACCGCAAACTGATGCCGACCGGTACCGAACGACTGATCTGGGGCAAGGGCGATGGTTCGACCTTGCCTGTGATTGACAGTCGGGTCGGACGGATCGGTGCGCTGGTGTGCTGGGAAAACATGATGCCGCTGCTGCGCACCGCCATGTACGCCAAGGGCGTCGAGGTCTGGTGCGCGCCAACGGTGGATGAGCGGGAGATGTGGCAAGTGAGCATGCGCCACATCGCCCATGAAGGACGTTGTTTCGTGGTCAGCGCCTGCCAGGTTCAGGACTCACCGCAGGCCCTGGGCGTGGAAATCGCCAACTGGCCGGCGGACCGGCCGTTGATCGCCGGCGGCAGTGTAATCGTTGGGCCGATGGGCGATATCCTGGCTGGGCCGCTGCGCGGTGGGCCCGGATTGCTGACCGCTGAAATCGACACGGATGAGCTGGTTCGCGCGCGGTATGACTTCGACGTGGTCGGACACTACGCGCGCCCGGACGTGTTTGAATTGACGGTGGATGAGCGGGCTAAACCCGGTGTCCGCTTCACCACATAAATCTCCCTGTAGGAGCGAGCTTGCTCGCGATTGCGGTAGGACAGTCAAGCTATTTGCTGAATGTGCCGCCGTCTTCGCGAGCAGGCTGGCTCCCACAGTGGCGTTAGGCTTCAGCGCTGTTGAAGCCACTCTTCACGGGTGATTTCCCAGATTTCTCTCGGCAATCGCCCGCTGACGAAATCCCCCTCGTCGGTACCGATCAAACGCATGCCCGTACGCTGTGAGAGTTTGCGCGAGCCGATATTGGGCACCGCTTTCGGCACACGCAGCACTGAACGACTGAGTGTCTCGAACCAGTATTGGGTCACTGCGGCACTGGCTTCGCTCATCAAACCCTGGCCTTGCCATTGCGGTGCGAGCCAGAAGCCGCGGTTGTTGTCCTGCTCGTCCATCAAGCTGATATTGCCGATGAGCTGGTCAGGCGCCGACTTCAAACGAATTGACCAGTGCCACTCTTTGCCGGCTGCAACAGCGGGTAGGGCGATATCCCGCAGATACGTCAGCGCACCGTCGACGGGATAGGGCCAGGGCACCAACGCGTTCAGATAGCGCACCACTTCCCAGTGCGGGAACCGTTGCTGGATTGCCTCGGCATCAGCCAGTTCCAGCGGGCGCAGGATCAGGCGTTCGGTGTAGAACGTGGGGATGTCCATGGGTGTTACCTCCTTGTCTATACGTACTGAACGTTTTCGCCAGCCGCGGATTTACCTGGGGGTGGTCGGCGGCCCCGGCAGGCTGAGCTTGCCACTGTCGACAAAACGCAGGGTGCCAAACAGGCCGCCTGCCAGTTTGCCGCGCAGCACGTAAGGCACGTTGTTCAGCGTTTGCGTCTGGCTCAGGCCCAATGTCTGGCGCAGCACCGAGAACGCCGAGACGCTGACCGGCACGGTCAGCACGGTGTCGGAAAAGCGCGCAATCGTGCCGGCCTGATCACTGACGCCCGAGGCCAGGGGCTGGCCGTTGACCTCCAGGTCCAAGGCCACGCCGTTGTAGTCGATCGCGGTTTCATTGGGGTTTTGCACGCGTATCTTCACGGCAAAACGCACTTCCATGTCCTGGCTCGGCAGCGGCTCGAAACCGACCACGTTGACGTTCAGCGGATCGCGATTGGGCAGCAGGGCGCAGGCGCTCAGGGAGAGCAACAGCAATGAGAGGGATAGAGCGAGGAGTCTGCGCATGAAGGAGCTCTCGACAGAAAAGGGGATCGAACCACGGATGGCTCGACCCTTGAGCAACTGTCCAGCGGTTCACTTGTGCGACCACGTTCACTGTGAGGGGTTCGCTGCAGACTGTCACTTGTTGCTGCGCGATGTGCCTTCGGCAAGCGCCGGTGGATTCTCCATGACTTGCAGGATCGAGGCTTCCGGATCGAAATCATCCTCTTCCAGCTCGATGAATTCTTCGGGCAGGAACACATTGAGGATGATCGCGCAAAGCGCACCGACGGTGATCGGCGATTCGAAGATGTTGTGCAGTGCCTTGGGCAGTTCGCGCAGCACTTCCGGTACGGCCGCCACACCCAGGCCCATACCCAGCGAAATTGAAACGATCAGCATGTTGCGCCGGTGCAGGCCGGCTTCGGCGAGGATCTTGATCCCGGCCACGGCGACGGTGCCGAACATCACCAATTCGGCACCGCCGAGCACGGGTTTGGGCATCAATTGCAGTACCGCGCCGATCATCGGGAACAGCCCCAGCACCACCAGCAGGCCGGCAATGAAAAACGCCACGTAGCGGCTGGCGACGCCGGTGAGCTGAATCACCCCGTTGTTCTGGGCGAAGGTCACCATCGGCATGCTGTTGAACACCGCCGCCATGGCCGAGTTGAGACCATCGGCGAGCAAGCCGGACTTGATCCGGCCCAGGTAGATCGGGCCTTTGACCGGCTGCCGGGAAATCATCGAATTGGCGGTCAGGTCACCGGCCGCTTCCAGCGGCGACACCAGGAAAATCACCGCCACCGGCACGAACGCCACCCAGTCGAAGGCGAAACCGTACTTGAACGGCACCGGTATGCTCATCAGCGGCACGTCGGGCAGACTGGCGAAGTTGACGTCGCCCAGCAGCCAGGCCACGGCATAGCCGAGCGTCAAGCCGATGACAATCGCACCGAGGCGCAAAAATGGCACATCGACGCGGTTCAACACGACAATGGTGCCCAGGACCAATGCCGCCAGCCCCAGGTGGCTGGCCGCACCGAGATCCGCCGCACCGAAGCCGCCGGCGATGTCGGTCATCGCGACCTTGATCAGCGACAGGCCCATGAGGGTGATGATGGTCCCGGTCACCACCGGGGTGATGAGCATGCGCAGTTTGCCGATGAACTGGCTCAAGACGACTTCGATGAACGCCGCGAAAAAGCACACGCCAAAGATCGTCGAGAGGATTTCATCGGGGCCGCCACCTCGGGCCTTGACCATGAACCCGGCGCTGAGAATCACGCTGATGAACGAGAAGCTGGTGCCTTGCAGGCACAGCAGGCCGGAGCCGACCGGCCCGAAGCGCCGCGCCTGGACGAAAGTGCCCAGGCCCGAGACGAACAGCGCCATGCTGATCAGGTACGGCACTTCGCTTTGCAGGCCCAGGGCACTGCCCATGATCAGGGTCGGGGTGATGATGCCGACGAAACTCGCCAGTACATGTTGCAGCGCGGCGAAGACCGTGGCGGTCAGGTGCGGGCGATCGTCGAGGCCGTAGATCAGGTCGTTGTGGCGCGAGGGGGCTTTTTCAGAGGCGGTCATGGTGATGTGCGTGCCAAAAGGCGGGCCGGGTCAAAAATGGAGGCGCAGGATGCCAGAAAGACCATTTAGTGGCGAGCGATGAGTCCGCTGTCCCCTCAGACAAACGCCGCGAGCAAATCCTCTTCGAATGCCTTCTGCGCATCCCCCGGCACCTGCGCCCGATGCCGGGCCAGATGAAACGCCACCTCAAAACTCATGTCGCCACGGCGCACGCCCCTGAGCAAACCCTTGTCCTCCCAGCTCCTGGCAAAGTGACTGGGCAGATACCCCACATGCTTGCCAGAGAGAATGAAGGCGAGGGTGCCTTCGACCTGCTCCGAGCGCGCCGAACACAGCTTGCCCTGGAACGGTTCGTCGCAGCGCAGGAAGCGGTAAGGGTGATCGACCCGGTCGCAGGCCTGGAGTGCCTGATCGTCCGGCGCATCATCGGTAAACAACGGATGGCCGGGGGCGCAATACAAGTGCTGGGTTTCGGTGAACAGTTCGCGGTAGTCAAACGCGCTTTGCACCTGTGAGAAATAGCCGATCGCCAGGTCCAGCCGCTGTTGCAGCAGCAAGCGTTCCATGTCCCCGGGCATGGCACTGATCAATTCGATGCGTACCGATTCGTCCCGCTCGCGAAAGCGCCGGATAGCCTCGGCCACCCGTTGCAGCACCGATTGATCGAGCGCCTCGGACAATCCCAGCCGTACTTCGCCGATCAATCGACCCGCCACGCCGTTGGATTGATGGCGGAATGCCTCGATGGATTCGAACAACCCTCTCGTCGCGGTCAGCAGTCGTTCACCCTTGGGCGTGATCTTGAATCCGCCCTTGCCGCGACTGCACAACCGATAGCCGAGCCGGGTTTCAAGCTTGGCCATTTGCTGGCTGATGCTCGACTGGCTCAGGCCCAGTTCACCCTGGGCCGCGCTGAAACCGCCGCATTCGACCACGCTGACAAACAGCCGCAGCAGGTGCAGATCAAGATCGTGCAGTTGGCCGAGCATCAAACATTACTCCAGGATAAAGTCAGGATAACAATCTTTATATTTTACCAATGTATCCGACGCGGCATCCTGCAACCACTTCTCCCGGTCAGGTGTACGTCATGGCTCCTCTATTCAAGCTGTGTTTACCCGCGCTGTTCCTCGCCATGGCCGTCCCGGTCCAGGCCGAGGACAAGGTGGTCAATCTGTACAGTTGGGCCGATTACGTGGCGCCGGAAACGCTGCAGCGGTTCGAGCAGGAAACCGGCATCCGCGTGCGTTACGACACCTTCGATGCTTCCGAAGTCCTGGAAACCAAATTGCTCACCGGTGGCAGCGGGTATGACGTGGTGGTGCCGTCGTCGAGTGTGCTGGCCCGCGGGCTGGCGGCCGGTGCGCTGAAGGAGATTCCCCACGAGGGCCTCAAGGGCTACGCCAACCTCGACCCGGACTTGCTGGAAAAGCTCGCGGCCGTGGATCCTGGCAACCGTTATGGCGTGCCCTACACCTGGGGCACCCTGGGTTTGGGGATGAATGTCGAAGCGGTGACGCAGCGTTTGCCGAACGTGCCGCTCAACAGCCTGGACCTGCTGTTCAAGCCGCAATACGCCAGCAAGCTGAAAGACTGCGGCATTGCCATTCTCGATTCGCCCCAGGAAGTGATCGGTCTGGCCCTGCATTACCTGGGAAAAAATCCCTACAGCACCGACAAGGCCGATCTGTCAGCCGCCGAGGCGTTGTTGCATCAGCTGCAGCCCAATGTGCTGTACGTCGCCA carries:
- a CDS encoding Ldh family oxidoreductase — its product is MSAPHDQVSTAVSQNLSFDALTGLLEKIFLRHGTSADVARVLAQNCAGAERDGAHSHGVFRIPGYVSTLQSGWVNGQAVPVVEDVASGFVRVDAGNGFAQPALAAARALLVEKARSAGIAVLAIRNSHHFAALWPDVEPFAYEGLVALSVVNSMTCVVPHGADRPLFGTNPIAFAAPQAGGAPIVFDLATSAIAHGDVQIAARKGERLPVGMGVDSLGQPTQDPKAILEGGALLPFGGHKGSALSMMVELLAAALTGGNFSFEFDWSNHPGARTPWTGQLLIVIDPSKAAGQSFAERSQELVRQMHGVGLKRLPGDRRHQQRAKAATDGIQLDAQTLANLRELAGL
- a CDS encoding DUF883 family protein, whose amino-acid sequence is MARKTAAQVAEDQIKDQAFSELQALIEESEKLLKSSASLVGEEADTLRGQIAQKLQQARDSVTSVRDRTLPAVEATETYIGGHPWQTVAISAGFGLVVGLLLGRR
- a CDS encoding LysR family transcriptional regulator, encoding MNIATVDLNLLKVFEALHEESSASRAALRLGVTQSAISAALRRLRELYGDQLFVRTGRGLAPTLKANQLKPVVSDALDKCRQSLAMVDPSANHYDGRSVTIGMSDDFEIAYGRRLIAEIACCAPKLRLIFRQTHSQIVAQALMERSIDLAITAGGFAERLLSRQVLGEGSYHCLVDPMSLAEGQHSISLEEFVAREHILVSSGGFIGITDEGLAALGLSRRVSASTTHFAALPHLLKGSQAVATIPAHAAQSIAALSGLALLPCPLDLPRYPIELGWRTSVRLDPVVLKVRDAIVTTFARAQ
- a CDS encoding carbon-nitrogen hydrolase family protein, producing MSKSIVAALQVGALPGGKAETLEQVLSYEQAIVESGAALVVMPEALLGGYPKGEGFGTQLGYRLPEGREAFARYFANAIDVPGAETEVLAGLSARTGANLVIGVIERAGSTLYCSALYFDPQAGLVAKHRKLMPTGTERLIWGKGDGSTLPVIDSRVGRIGALVCWENMMPLLRTAMYAKGVEVWCAPTVDEREMWQVSMRHIAHEGRCFVVSACQVQDSPQALGVEIANWPADRPLIAGGSVIVGPMGDILAGPLRGGPGLLTAEIDTDELVRARYDFDVVGHYARPDVFELTVDERAKPGVRFTT
- a CDS encoding GNAT family N-acetyltransferase, producing the protein MDIPTFYTERLILRPLELADAEAIQQRFPHWEVVRYLNALVPWPYPVDGALTYLRDIALPAVAAGKEWHWSIRLKSAPDQLIGNISLMDEQDNNRGFWLAPQWQGQGLMSEASAAVTQYWFETLSRSVLRVPKAVPNIGSRKLSQRTGMRLIGTDEGDFVSGRLPREIWEITREEWLQQR
- a CDS encoding LEA type 2 family protein, whose amino-acid sequence is MRRLLALSLSLLLLSLSACALLPNRDPLNVNVVGFEPLPSQDMEVRFAVKIRVQNPNETAIDYNGVALDLEVNGQPLASGVSDQAGTIARFSDTVLTVPVSVSAFSVLRQTLGLSQTQTLNNVPYVLRGKLAGGLFGTLRFVDSGKLSLPGPPTTPR
- a CDS encoding nucleobase:cation symporter-2 family protein yields the protein MTASEKAPSRHNDLIYGLDDRPHLTATVFAALQHVLASFVGIITPTLIMGSALGLQSEVPYLISMALFVSGLGTFVQARRFGPVGSGLLCLQGTSFSFISVILSAGFMVKARGGGPDEILSTIFGVCFFAAFIEVVLSQFIGKLRMLITPVVTGTIITLMGLSLIKVAMTDIAGGFGAADLGAASHLGLAALVLGTIVVLNRVDVPFLRLGAIVIGLTLGYAVAWLLGDVNFASLPDVPLMSIPVPFKYGFAFDWVAFVPVAVIFLVSPLEAAGDLTANSMISRQPVKGPIYLGRIKSGLLADGLNSAMAAVFNSMPMVTFAQNNGVIQLTGVASRYVAFFIAGLLVVLGLFPMIGAVLQLMPKPVLGGAELVMFGTVAVAGIKILAEAGLHRRNMLIVSISLGMGLGVAAVPEVLRELPKALHNIFESPITVGALCAIILNVFLPEEFIELEEDDFDPEASILQVMENPPALAEGTSRSNK
- a CDS encoding LysR family transcriptional regulator, which codes for MLGQLHDLDLHLLRLFVSVVECGGFSAAQGELGLSQSSISQQMAKLETRLGYRLCSRGKGGFKITPKGERLLTATRGLFESIEAFRHQSNGVAGRLIGEVRLGLSEALDQSVLQRVAEAIRRFRERDESVRIELISAMPGDMERLLLQQRLDLAIGYFSQVQSAFDYRELFTETQHLYCAPGHPLFTDDAPDDQALQACDRVDHPYRFLRCDEPFQGKLCSARSEQVEGTLAFILSGKHVGYLPSHFARSWEDKGLLRGVRRGDMSFEVAFHLARHRAQVPGDAQKAFEEDLLAAFV
- a CDS encoding polyamine ABC transporter substrate-binding protein; amino-acid sequence: MAPLFKLCLPALFLAMAVPVQAEDKVVNLYSWADYVAPETLQRFEQETGIRVRYDTFDASEVLETKLLTGGSGYDVVVPSSSVLARGLAAGALKEIPHEGLKGYANLDPDLLEKLAAVDPGNRYGVPYTWGTLGLGMNVEAVTQRLPNVPLNSLDLLFKPQYASKLKDCGIAILDSPQEVIGLALHYLGKNPYSTDKADLSAAEALLHQLQPNVLYVATGRQISDLANGSVCLALTYNGDASMAADQARKANKPFEVAYRIPQEGTLVWQDNLAIPKDAPHPEAARAFIEFMLRPESVAALTNTLFFATANQAATPLVDEAVRSDPDIYPLADVRQRLYADRSMSLKDMRQRTRLWTTFRSRQ